In the Streptomyces coeruleoprunus genome, CGGCCGTTCGGGCGGGAGCGGTTCGGGGAAGGAGCTGACGCAGTACTTCCACGCGTACGGCGAACCCGGCACGCAGGAGGCCCTCAAGCGCTACGCGAAGGGCTTCGGCAAGGCGGACGTCAGAACGCAGTGGATCACCGGCGACAACTTCGAGAACAAGCTGTTCTCCGCGCTGCTCTCCTCCGACGCCCCGGACGTCTTCGAGTTCCACCCGCAGGTCCACATGGTGAGGGCCGGCCAGATCCTCCCACTCGACGACATCATCGAGCCGGTGAAGGCCGACTTCAACGCCGCCGACATCGCCTCGCACACCGTGGACGGCAAGGTCTGGGGCGTGCGGATGATCGACGACCCGCAGTTCTTCTTCTACCGCAAGTCCCTGCTGGAGAAGGCCGGCATCGCCCCGCCGCAGACCCTCGACGAGCTGATCGAGGCCGCGGCCAAGCTCACCACCGACAAGGTCAAGGGCGTCTTCCTCGGCAACAAGCTGCACGCGATCGTCCGGCCCCTGATCTGGGCGTCCGGCGCGGACACGCTGGACGAGAAGAACCGCATCGCGTACCACACCGACCAAGTCGCCGCGAACCTCGGCAAGTTGCGCACGCTGTTCACCAGCGGCCACCAGCTCCTCGACGCGCCCTCCGACTTCTGGGACCCGTCCGCGCTCGTCCAGGGCCTCACGGCGATCCAGTGGTGCGGCATGTGGGCCATGCCCGCGATGCAGCAGGCGCTCGGCGACGACCTGGGAGTCTTCCCGTTCCCGTCGGCGGCGCCCGGCGCCGAGCCGGCCGTCTACAACGGCGGCTGGTCGATGTTCGTCAGCTCCAAGGCCAAGGACAAGGACCTGGCCAAGGAGTACGTCAAGTGGCTGTGGATCGACCAGAAGCAGCACCAGGAGGACTGGGCGCTCAGCTACGGCTTCCACATACCCCCGCGCACATCGATCGCGAACTCGGCGGAGAAGCTGAAGAGCGGGCTGCCCGCCGAGGGCGTGCGGCTGTTCAACGAGTTCGGCCACTTCGACAACCCCATGTGGACCCAGGCGATGATCGTCGCCCATGAGGACGTCATGGCCGACTGCGTGCGCAGCGACATGGCTCCCGAGGCGGCGCTCGACAAGGCCGACAAGAAGGTCGAGGACGAGCTGCGGAAGCTGTCGTGACCGCCACGCGCACCGTGCGCGGGCGCACGCTCGCCTTCTGGATGTTCACGGGGCCCTTCCTGGCCGGCCTGATCGTCTTCGTCTACATCCCGATCGGGTGGAGCGCGTGGCTCAGCTTCTTCGAGGCGCGCTCCACCGTCACCCCCACCGAGTTCGTCGGGTTCGCGAACTACGTGGACATGCTGACCGACGGCGACTTCATGACGAGCCTCGGCACCTTCACCGTCTTCGCGGCGATCGTCGTCCCGGTCACCTGGGCGGTGTCGCTGGGCCTGGCGCTGCTGGTGCACCGGCTCCGCTTCATGAAGGCGTTCTTCCGGTCGGTGTTCTTCCTGCCGACGGCGGTCAGCTTCGTCGCGGCGAGCCTCATCTGGAAGATGTCGATCTTCAGCGGGGTGCGGTTCGGCCTGGCCAACACCGTGCTGAACCTCTTCGGCGTCGACAGCGTCGCCTGGCTCGCCTCGCCGGACCCGCCGTGGTACTGGCTGGTGATCGTCACCGTACGGCTGTGGCTCCAGTCCGGGTTCTACATGATCCTGTTCCTGGCGGCGCTCCAGAACATCCCCGCCGAGCTGTACGAGGCGGCGGCCATCGACGGCGCCAAGCGGGGTTGGCAGACGTTCCGGTACATCACGCTGCCCCAGCTGCGGGCCACGTCCACGGCCGTGATCCTGCTGCTGCTCATCGCCGCGTACCAGGCGTTCGACGAGTTCTACAACCTGCTGGCGAAGACCACCTGGGGCCGGCCACCGCTCGTGGAGCTGTACCAGACCGCGCTCGGTGAGAACCAGGACTACGGGCGGGGCAGTGCGGGCGCGCTGATCCTGACCGCTCTCATCTGCGCCGTGACGCTGCTCCAGGGCAGGCTGCTCGGCTTCGGCCGCGGGGAGGGGGAGCGATGACCGCACCGAACGGACGGAGGAGGGGCGTTGCCGGGAACGCCGGGCTGTACACCGCCGCCGGCGTCTGCGCCGTGCTGTTCCTGATCCCCTTCTACCTGATCGTCCGCAACGCCCTGGCCACGGATGCGGAGATCACCGGCGAGGAGTGGCGGTTCTTCCCCGCCGAGATCCAGTGGGGCAACATCACCGAGCTGTTCACCGACCCGACCGTGCCGTTCGGCCGGTCCCTGGTGAACTCCGCCGTCATCGGCGTGCTGCACACCCTGGGCACCCTGCTGGTGTGCTCGCTCGCCGGGTACGGGCTCGCCCGCATCCCGTACAAGCACGCCAACAAGGTGTTCTCGCTGGTGCTGCTGACGCTGATGGTCCCGGCGGCCGTCACGTTCGTCCCGAGCTTCGTCCTCGTGTCGTCGCTCGGCTGGGTGTCGTCCCTGCGCGGACTGATCATCCCGGGCCTGTTCAGCGGCTTCACGTGCTTCCTCTTCCGCCAGTACTTCCTCGGCTTCCCGAAGGAGCTGGAGGAGGCGGCGCGCGTGGACGGGCTCGGCTACTTCGGCGCGTACTGGCGCGTCGTCGTGCCGAACTCGCTGAACTTCTTCGCCGCGATCGCGGTGATCACGTTCGTCAGCGGCTGGAACGCCTTCCTGTGGCCGCTGGTCATCGGCCAGGACCAGGAGGCGTGGACCGTCCAGGTCGCCCTGTCCTCGTACATGACCAATCAGACCGTCAACTTCCATCTGATCTTCATGGCCACCGCCATTTCCATCCTGCCCCTGGTCCTGGTCTTCGTCTTCCTCCAGCGCTGGCTGGTGCAGGGCGTCGCGCAGACCGGCATCAAGGGCTGACCGAGGAGACCGATGACCACGTCGTACGAGCCCGCCCCGCCCTATCACGAGGACGTGTCGCCCGGCAGCGGCGCGCTGCCGCCGCGCGCCTGGTACGCCTCGTCCGACGCCGCGCGCCTGTCGCTGAACGGGACGTGGCGGCTGCGGCTGTCGCCCACCGCCGACGCGGAGGACGACGCGTTCGCCCGCCCCGGCTTCGACACCGGCGGCTGGGACGAG is a window encoding:
- a CDS encoding ABC transporter substrate-binding protein, which encodes MRASNQWDRRSVLRAAGGIAALGALAACGSNNGRSGGSGSGKELTQYFHAYGEPGTQEALKRYAKGFGKADVRTQWITGDNFENKLFSALLSSDAPDVFEFHPQVHMVRAGQILPLDDIIEPVKADFNAADIASHTVDGKVWGVRMIDDPQFFFYRKSLLEKAGIAPPQTLDELIEAAAKLTTDKVKGVFLGNKLHAIVRPLIWASGADTLDEKNRIAYHTDQVAANLGKLRTLFTSGHQLLDAPSDFWDPSALVQGLTAIQWCGMWAMPAMQQALGDDLGVFPFPSAAPGAEPAVYNGGWSMFVSSKAKDKDLAKEYVKWLWIDQKQHQEDWALSYGFHIPPRTSIANSAEKLKSGLPAEGVRLFNEFGHFDNPMWTQAMIVAHEDVMADCVRSDMAPEAALDKADKKVEDELRKLS
- a CDS encoding sugar ABC transporter permease is translated as MFTGPFLAGLIVFVYIPIGWSAWLSFFEARSTVTPTEFVGFANYVDMLTDGDFMTSLGTFTVFAAIVVPVTWAVSLGLALLVHRLRFMKAFFRSVFFLPTAVSFVAASLIWKMSIFSGVRFGLANTVLNLFGVDSVAWLASPDPPWYWLVIVTVRLWLQSGFYMILFLAALQNIPAELYEAAAIDGAKRGWQTFRYITLPQLRATSTAVILLLLIAAYQAFDEFYNLLAKTTWGRPPLVELYQTALGENQDYGRGSAGALILTALICAVTLLQGRLLGFGRGEGER
- a CDS encoding carbohydrate ABC transporter permease; amino-acid sequence: MTAPNGRRRGVAGNAGLYTAAGVCAVLFLIPFYLIVRNALATDAEITGEEWRFFPAEIQWGNITELFTDPTVPFGRSLVNSAVIGVLHTLGTLLVCSLAGYGLARIPYKHANKVFSLVLLTLMVPAAVTFVPSFVLVSSLGWVSSLRGLIIPGLFSGFTCFLFRQYFLGFPKELEEAARVDGLGYFGAYWRVVVPNSLNFFAAIAVITFVSGWNAFLWPLVIGQDQEAWTVQVALSSYMTNQTVNFHLIFMATAISILPLVLVFVFLQRWLVQGVAQTGIKG